A window of Dehalococcoidia bacterium genomic DNA:
GCCGGCGCGCTGCCGTTGGCGGCCGGGCGCGGCTGCGGCTCCGGGCGCGAGCGCATGGCGGCGCGCATCTCGGGCAGCGGCTGGCGCGGGGCGATGTTCAACTCCGCCACGGACACGCGCGGCAGCTTGTGGCCCAGCTTCGCCTCGATCTCCCGCAGCTTCAGGAGGTCCACCGCGGTCACGATCGTGATGGCGCGGCCGGCGCGGCCCATGCGGCCCGTGCGGCCGACGCGGTGGGTGAAGAGCTCCGGCGTCTCCGGGATGTCGTAGTTGATGACGCGCTCGATGTCCAGCATGTCGATGCCCCGCGCGGCGACGTTCGTCGCCAGGAGGACAGGCACGTGGCCGGCGCGGAAGCGGGCCATGATGCGGTCGCGGGCCTGCTGGCCCAGGTTGCCCTGCAGCGCCTCGACCTCGTAGCCCATGCGGTTCAGGCGTCGCGCCAGGTTCTCGACGCCGTGCTTGGTGCGCCCGAAGACCAGGGTCGCGCCCTCGACCTCTTCGTCGAGGAGGGCGAGGAGGATGCCGAACTTGTCGGCGTTCCAGGCCTCGATGACGATGTGCTCGATGTCAGGCTTCGACTCCGTCTTGACCGACACCACCTTCGGGTTGCGCAGGTACTTCGCCGACACCTTGTGCACCCACTCCGGCGTCGTCGCCGAGAACAGCGCCGTCTGGCGCCCGCGCGGCGTGCGGTCCAGGATGCGCTCGATGTCGCGCGCGAAGCCCCGGTCCAGCATCTCGTCCGCCTCGTCCAGCACGGCGTAGCGGATGGAGCGCGTGTCCAAAGCGCCGCTGCCCAGGTGGTCGAGCACGCGGCCCGGCGTGCCAACCACGACCTGCGCGCCGGCGCGCAGCGCGTCCAGTTGGGGGCCGTAGCCGACTCCGCCGTAGATCACGGCGACGCGCAGGCCGGCGGGCTTGCCGATGTCTTCGAGCACCGACGCCACCTGCTGCGCCAGCTCGCGCGTCGGCGTCAGGACCAGCGCCTGCGGCGCCTTCAGCGCGGGGTCGCAGCGCTCGACCAGCGGCAGCCCAAAGGCCAGCGTCTTGCCCGAGCCCGTGTGCGCCTGCCCGATGACGTCGTGGCCTTCGAGGAGGAGGGGTATGGTCTGCGCCTGGATAGGGGTGGGGGTCGTGATGCCCTGGGCCTCGAGGGCCTCCACGGAGCTAGGGCGCAGGTTGAACGAACGGAACGACAAATCCATGTCCTTTCGGAGAATGCGGCTCTCCCATTCGGGTGCAAGCCCTCTCCGACAAGGACGCGTGGCCGTGATTCGACAAGTGGTTTGGGAAGGAGGCGGAGATTCGGTCTGGTCCGGACAATCGAGAACCCTTCACGTGGAAGGGAGCTGTCGGAGCGAGTGTCAGTTCGACGCTAATGAAATCGTTACTCCTTCTTGCGCTTATGTTAGCACACCAAAACGATATGCGGACGATAGACTCTCGCCCTGCGCGCCGCCTGCCCTGCCGCGATATGCTCTCAGGCGAGCTATGGCCCCGTATGAGGCCGACCACGAGCGGGCACGACAGCACGGACTCACCGAGCGCGGGGCTCGAGGTGTTACGCCTTGCCGCCGAGGGACTGAACAGCCAGGAGACCGGCTTGCGCCTCCACATCAGCGAGAACACCGTCCGGACACACTTCGCCAGGGTCGCCGGCAAGCTGGGGGCGAGGAATGCCTGCCAGCTCGGCGCCCGCGCGGTGGAGCTTGGGATACTGCGACCAAGTGATGTCAACAATCGTTGACACGACACGAGAATCAACGTTTGTTGATACCAACTTGACCTCCACAACTGTACGTTTGTCCCCACCAGATCATCTCGGAAGAGCCTAGGAGGGGGCCATGCGCCTTCTCAGAGGGCGCGAAGCATTTCGTCGATCATTCCTCGGCATTGCCGCCACAGGAACAGTGGTGGTCCTAGCGGCCATCTCAGTGTTTCTAATTGTCCGGCAAGCCGCGGTCGGTGGGGGCGTCTCTGCGCGCCCTCAGGCCACGGTCCTTCCCGGGACCCTTGTCTGTGGAAAGACCTTCGGGCCAGCAGGAGAGGTCGTGGAATCGTATTGTCTCCCCGGCTCGCCGCCTTCGGAGTTCTGGTACGTACCGCTCTTGGAGGCTGACAGTAAGAAGCCCCGGGCCAATGGCGTTGTGAACGGGATGCTGATCGGGCCTTCAGTCCAGCCCCGAGGTGGCCCGTGTGATACTCGCCTTCCTGATGGCCGCTTGCCTTCGCCAACTCCGGCAGCCGCCTCGGAAGCCACGGGGACCGAACTCGAGGTCAGGCCCAAATATCTGCCGGTAAAGACGGATTTCGTGAGCGCAGAGGCCCTGCGATGCGGTGCTGGACCGGCAGGATTGTCGTGGGTCGAGATGACCTTTCACGTTCGGCCAGATCCCGCCTCTCTGGGCGCTACGGCGGCATGCTGGTCATACTACGCACGCGTGGCGAACAAGCCGCGCAAGTGGATGTTCCTGCTGATCGCGTGGCGAGTACGACGGTGGCTGGGCGCCGGAGTGTCGCAGTCCGGCCGCTCACCGAGGATGGGTTCGGGGATTCAGCGTTAGTGATCGCCGAGCCATTTGGTGTCACCGTCATTCGCGCTCACGGGATTCCCTTCGCGGAACTGGAACGCATAGCGGCTGGACTCTACTAAAGGAGAAATTCATGCGCCGCATTTGTGCCTTCCTGATTGCTGCGACCCTTGGAGGGGCAGTAGTCGGGTCGCTTTTTCCCGTGTCCTCAGCTGCCGCAGTCTACGTAACGCTCTATTCCCATGGGGGAGCTGGCAACTACCTGGAGTGCGGTTGGCACGGCGTATGCATTAACCCTCCAAGCCCAGGAAACGCGCTGGATTGGTCGTCTCACAGCGGCTCTCCAGAAAACGTCTTTTGGCGGTCGTACGGTGAGAGGAGCGATTACACCGACTACATAGCAGTCGCTACTATCCGGACTCAACACAGTGGATGTCACAGGGTCCGGGTCGACGTGTCTGACGCCTTTGGATTCTCGAAGGGCTCGATTCTCTATACTCATACCAACACATCGAAAGCCGGACAGGCATTCTACATCTATGGGGGGCCTAATCCAGCCTGGACGAGCTCATTGATCGCGTCCACTGTGTGGGACGGGAGCAATTGCTCCTGGTCCGGCTACCATAATCACCAGTTATCCACGGGGTACCCTTGGTACGACAATTGGTCGAGGTATCCTTCCGCTCCCGCCAATGGCTGGTCAAACCCGACGCTCTGGCTCTGGCATCAGTCGCTCCAGGGATGGTGTTGGTCTTGTTAGTGGCGATCGCCGCCCGCTCCGCCCCATCCGCTTGCCCTCACACCACCCGTCACCTACGATTGCGAAGCTGTGACAACGCTTGCTGAAGTCGTGTCAGCGGCCCGCTCGCAGGGACGCCGGCTCCTGAACGAGGTCGAGGCGAAGCAGGTGCTGGCCGAGGCCGGCGTGCCCGTCGTGCCGGCAAAGCTGGCGCGGACGCGGGACGAGGCCGTCGCCCTGGCGCGCGAGGCCGGCTTCCCCGTCGCCCTCAAGGTCGTCTCGCTCGATATCGCCCACAAGAGCGATGTCGGCGGCGTGAAGCTCGGCCTCGCCGACGAGGCCGCCGTCGCCGCCGCCTTCGACGAGATCATGACCTCGGCGAAGCAGGCGCAGCCTGACGCCCGCATCGACGGCGTCTCCGTCCAGGAGATGGCCGCGCCCGGCACCGAGGTCATCATCGGGGTGAACACGGACCCGCAGTTCGGGCCCGTGCTCATGTTCGGGCTCGGCGGCGTCCTCGTCGAAGTGCTCGAAGACGTCGCCTTCCGCATCGTCCCCATCGAGCCCCGCGACGCCCGCCACATGGTGCGCGAGATCAAGGGCTTCAAGCTGCTCGAGGGCTACCGCGGCTCGCCGCCGGCGGATGTCGCGGCCCTGGAGTCGCTGCTGCTCAAAGTCTCGGAGTTCGTCGACGCCCACCCGGAGGTGGCGGAGCTGGACCTTAACCCCGTGTTCGCCTACCCGGACGGAGCGGTGGCCGTGGACGCGCGCATCGTCCTGGCGGATTAGCGGGGAGGACAGAGCGCGGTGCCAGAAGGGTGCAGCGCGGACCTGAGCGGACTGTCAGCCGTCAGACGTCGAGGGAGTAGGGATTGAACAAGCGTAAGAGAGTGGCCTGGGCGAAGCACCGCAAGAAGGCGAAGAAGCTGCTTCTCAAGAAGCGAGCCGCCAGGGAGTCGAAGTAACAGGCCTCACCTGAATTCCGCCCGCTGTCCCGGGCCGCTGCCGGCCCCAGCGACAGCGTCACAGCGTCCGCAGACTCAACCCTCGAGGTCGATAGCCACGGGAAGCGCGGAGCGGCCCCAGTCCGCGAGGTCTCCCGAGTACCCCGGACTGTACTTCTCGAGTAGCAGGCGCCGGGCGAGGGCGTCCTCTTCGCTGTCCGCGTCCACGAGCCGGGCGCGGCCGGCATGGTCGACGTCGGCGATGCGCACCCGCACCTCCGGGTTGCGCATGAGGTTACGCACCCAATCGGAACGGTGGCGGCCGCCGGCGAGCAGGTACAGGGTATCGCCCTGGCGAGCAAACCAGATCTCGATAGTGTGCGGCCTGCCGGTGACGCGGCCTGTAGTGGTGAGATAGCAGTAGGGTGTCACCGCGCCCGCTCAGGCGGCGGGAGCGAGTCGATGACGTCGCCCGGGCGGTAGAGGCGGGGCGCGGCGCCTTTCTCGAAGACCTGGACGCGCTTGTGGCCCATCGCCCGCCAGGCGCCGTCGTGCCAGACAATCGCCGTATCCTCGTCCACGCCGGCAAGCTTCTGGCCCGGCGCGAGACCATCGATGGCGCGCTGCAGCATCTCCGGCCGGCGCTCGGCGAAGCGGTCGAAGTGGGACATCGCCCGCACCGGCGCGGCCAGACCAAGGCCCGTAGGGCCGGGTGGCGCCTGGCCATCGGGACCGGGCTGGTGCACGTGGGGGTTCAGCACCCCGAGGCCGCCGCTGGCCCCGGCGACCGCCGCGCCGGCTGCATTCGCATCCTGGAGGGCTGCCCAGGCGAGGGTGCCGTCGAAGGAGCGGGCGAGGTAGGCGGCGCTGCCGCCGGAGAACCAGACCAGGCCGGCGTTCGCGATCAGTTCGGCGTGCTTCTCGATGTTCGCCTCCTCCTGATTGCGGATGCGCACCGGTATCGCCTCGACCCCGAACTTACGGAAGTGTCGCACGCCGAGCTGCTCCCACCAGGCCATGCGCTCGTCCCCCTCCATGGCGCAGGCGGTGGCGATGAGGATGACGGCGCGCCCGTTCAGCACTTCCAGCAGGAAGCGGTCGACGACCTCCATCGTCTCCGTGTACTCGCCGGAGCCGGCGAGCACCAGGGGGCCGATACCGCCGTTCGCGGTCATGGCGCGCTCCGTGCCGGGACCTCGGCGGCGATGCGCTCGGCCCAGGAGCGGAGGGCCGCCGCGGCTTCCGGGTGGCCGAGGATGCCGTGCCGGCCGCCTTCGATGGCGTGGAACTCGGAACCGGGGATGCCTTCGTGCAGGGCCTTGCCCCAGGCGAAGGGCACCGTCTGGTCGGCGGTGCCGTGGATCACGCACACAGGCATCTTCAGCTCGGCGAGCCTGGGCGCGAAGTCGAACCCCACGTAGGCGGCGAAGTTCCGGATCTCGCCGGAGGAGTAGCGGAAGAGTTCCTCGTCCGAGAGCGCCTCGAGCGCCGCCTGGAGGGCGGCACGCCGCTCCTCGGTGCCGGGTTCGCCGGCCTGGGCTTCCGCTGCCGGCGCCTCGCGCAGGCGATGCTTTCTCGACTCGAAGACAGCGCGGGCGCCCTCGCTGCGGAAGCGCTCGACGAGCGCGAGCCGCTGGCGGGAGACTTCGCGGCTCTGATCCATCAGGTTGGCGCCGGTGTTCGGGAGCGCGAGGGCGGTTGTGCGCTCAGGCCGGCTGAGCGCGAACTGCAGCGCGATCGGCCCGCCGGCCGAGCTGCCGATAATGACCGCGCTCCCGATACCGAGATGGTCGAGGAGGGCCGCGGCGTCGTCCGCCAGGTCCTCGAGG
This region includes:
- a CDS encoding DEAD/DEAH box helicase, with the translated sequence MDLSFRSFNLRPSSVEALEAQGITTPTPIQAQTIPLLLEGHDVIGQAHTGSGKTLAFGLPLVERCDPALKAPQALVLTPTRELAQQVASVLEDIGKPAGLRVAVIYGGVGYGPQLDALRAGAQVVVGTPGRVLDHLGSGALDTRSIRYAVLDEADEMLDRGFARDIERILDRTPRGRQTALFSATTPEWVHKVSAKYLRNPKVVSVKTESKPDIEHIVIEAWNADKFGILLALLDEEVEGATLVFGRTKHGVENLARRLNRMGYEVEALQGNLGQQARDRIMARFRAGHVPVLLATNVAARGIDMLDIERVINYDIPETPELFTHRVGRTGRMGRAGRAITIVTAVDLLKLREIEAKLGHKLPRVSVAELNIAPRQPLPEMRAAMRSRPEPQPRPAANGSAPA
- a CDS encoding helix-turn-helix transcriptional regulator — its product is MRPTTSGHDSTDSPSAGLEVLRLAAEGLNSQETGLRLHISENTVRTHFARVAGKLGARNACQLGARAVELGILRPSDVNNR
- a CDS encoding acetate--CoA ligase family protein, with the translated sequence MTTLAEVVSAARSQGRRLLNEVEAKQVLAEAGVPVVPAKLARTRDEAVALAREAGFPVALKVVSLDIAHKSDVGGVKLGLADEAAVAAAFDEIMTSAKQAQPDARIDGVSVQEMAAPGTEVIIGVNTDPQFGPVLMFGLGGVLVEVLEDVAFRIVPIEPRDARHMVREIKGFKLLEGYRGSPPADVAALESLLLKVSEFVDAHPEVAELDLNPVFAYPDGAVAVDARIVLAD
- a CDS encoding nitroreductase/quinone reductase family protein; the protein is MTPYCYLTTTGRVTGRPHTIEIWFARQGDTLYLLAGGRHRSDWVRNLMRNPEVRVRIADVDHAGRARLVDADSEEDALARRLLLEKYSPGYSGDLADWGRSALPVAIDLEG
- a CDS encoding Type 1 glutamine amidotransferase-like domain-containing protein, whose product is MTANGGIGPLVLAGSGEYTETMEVVDRFLLEVLNGRAVILIATACAMEGDERMAWWEQLGVRHFRKFGVEAIPVRIRNQEEANIEKHAELIANAGLVWFSGGSAAYLARSFDGTLAWAALQDANAAGAAVAGASGGLGVLNPHVHQPGPDGQAPPGPTGLGLAAPVRAMSHFDRFAERRPEMLQRAIDGLAPGQKLAGVDEDTAIVWHDGAWRAMGHKRVQVFEKGAAPRLYRPGDVIDSLPPPERAR
- a CDS encoding alpha/beta hydrolase, which encodes MPFARVNGVMTSYEDRGSGLPVLFIHGGYGGAATTLAPPREVIREVLPEDRFRLVTYDRRCRGQTEYVDGDYDLEDLADDAAALLDHLGIGSAVIIGSSAGGPIALQFALSRPERTTALALPNTGANLMDQSREVSRQRLALVERFRSEGARAVFESRKHRLREAPAAEAQAGEPGTEERRAALQAALEALSDEELFRYSSGEIRNFAAYVGFDFAPRLAELKMPVCVIHGTADQTVPFAWGKALHEGIPGSEFHAIEGGRHGILGHPEAAAALRSWAERIAAEVPARSAP